The proteins below are encoded in one region of Rhizophagus irregularis chromosome 13, complete sequence:
- a CDS encoding uncharacterized protein (SECRETED:cutsite_VYS-DF; SECRETED:prob_0.9750); SECRETED:SignalP(1-20), whose protein sequence is MNKYILISLFLFLFIGDVYSDFNVVGKSYEFKPTTELRSFYSQQNGDDPSKGYHKAEVYFKTKVPSVNPDQNGVTSIDCSDGNKITLGLNDKKAIEKVKDWPDKVMLLISHKWECFGEKSTQTFMIKSKSIDTSNKKVTFITESCKVSDWSKDFIIDLSWVNGLSNNRNNRRKLNTKALIPIPKIDISNKLSLNVLFNETTGKSSSPNFPLLQDENLSLLCENCFLKGDATISMKLAGSFGFSLDLTEASISLNGSALMNIDLSLNGTAGAGIGFDKILLSIPLPGNFNVPKLFSLGPSVDLVASTNITTNVTGSLGFGGDISLPNFNANFTFIDVKNPKFTQSGFKPKTKLHKPKFGIDSASADVAGSIKPQLALGLNILNGVFEQKLGFQVVGTLNNNISFGGKGKNSCLKKTQPRLKIDLNGNLGFFINDDNFPVVDFPSLNLLNKCL, encoded by the coding sequence AtgaataaatacattttaatttcattgttcctatttttatttattggagACGTATATTCCGATTTTAATGTCGTAGGAAAAAGTTATGAATTTAAACCTACAACCGAACTTCGTAGTTTTTATAGTCAACAAAATGGAGATGATCCATCTAAAGGATATCATAAAGCGGAGGTTTATTTTAAAACCAAAGTACCATCAGTAAACCCTGACCAAAATGGTGTAACTAGTATTGATTGTAGTGatggtaataaaattactCTTGGTTTAAATGATAAGAAAGCGATCGAAAAAGTTAAAGATTGGCCTGATAAAGTTATGTTATTAATCTCTCATAAATGGGAATGTTTTGGTGAAAAATCGACTCAAACATTTATGATTAAAAGTAAATCTATTGATACCTCCAATAAAAAAGTCACTTTTATTACGGAAAGTTGTAAAGTTTCTGATTGGTCAAAAGATTTCATAATTGATCTTTCATGGGTAAATGGTTTAAGTAATAATCGTAATAATCGTcgtaaattaaatacaaaagcCTTAATTCCAATTCCAAAAATTGATATATCCAACAAATTAAGTTTAAACGtcttatttaatgaaacaaCAGGAAAATCTTCTTCACCAAATTTTCCTCTTTTACAAGATGAAAATCTCTCATTACTTTGtgaaaattgttttttaaaaggtGATGCTACAATTTCGATGAAACTTGCTGGTAGTTTTGGTTTTTCATTAGATTTAACTGAAGCTTCAATTTCTCTTAATGGAAGCGCTTTAATGAACATTGACCTCTCTCTTAATGGTACTGCTGGAGCTGGTATTGGCTTTGATAAAATACTCCTTTCTATTCCTTTACctggaaattttaatgtaCCCAAGTTATTTTCTCTTGGTCCTTCAGTAGATCTTGTAGCTTCAACCAATATAACTACTAATGTAACTGGTTCATTAGGTTTTGGGGGTGATATAAGTTTACCGAATTTTAAtgcaaattttacatttattgatgtaaaaaatccaaaatttacACAATCCGGTTTCAAACCTAAAACTAAATTACATAAACCAAAATTTGGAATTGATTCTGCTTCAGCTGATGTTGCTGGTTCAATCAAACCACAATTAGCTCTTGgtcttaatatattaaatggaGTTTTTGAACAAAAACTTGGTTTTCAAGTAGTTggaactttaaataataatatttcttttggtGGTAAAGGTAAAAATTCTTGTCTAAAAAAGACTCAACCACGTCTTAAAATTGACCTTAATGGTAATTTGGGATTTTTcattaatgatgataatttccCTGTAGTAGATTTTccttctttaaatttattaaataaatgtttataa